From Solwaraspora sp. WMMD1047, the proteins below share one genomic window:
- a CDS encoding polysaccharide biosynthesis protein, translating to MAEAQPHGGRRGGVAGVRRLGAVGAAVTVSSVLVNLLAYLVPMVGARTLPAAELGALATALAVGAIAGVPGLGLQLAVAVHRAKHGVTSTTRVALRTAGAAGGVLVLAAPVLVKALRLPVALVLALAALTVAVVLAGRWLGELQGDQRFVRLAAGMALLAVVRYGGVIAGLLLGAGLVGSVVVGVLVGCLALPVLARLAAGQDRVPEPSGAAAGSRMTARQVGAASSATLAMLVISYADLLLARQLLPAAESGAYAVGGVLTKGALWAPQVVTVLALPRLARGDRRTRTVALALVAACGMVLVTAAAVAGGLAFRLAGGPDYADLARYAPFFAATGALYALAFVLVNAQIAAGARRPAGPLWVGVVGLTAGAVLVAPHTIAGVLGCALLTAAATVALLFWLTVRPGARRAPAPLPAPQPSTR from the coding sequence GTGGCCGAGGCGCAACCGCACGGGGGCCGGCGCGGCGGGGTCGCGGGGGTGCGCCGCCTCGGGGCGGTCGGGGCTGCGGTCACCGTCTCCAGCGTGCTTGTCAACCTGCTCGCCTATCTGGTTCCGATGGTCGGCGCGCGGACGCTGCCGGCGGCCGAACTGGGCGCACTGGCCACGGCGCTGGCCGTTGGCGCGATCGCGGGGGTGCCGGGGCTCGGGCTGCAACTGGCCGTCGCGGTACACCGCGCCAAGCACGGCGTCACGTCGACCACTCGTGTCGCGCTCCGGACGGCCGGGGCGGCCGGTGGGGTTCTGGTTCTCGCCGCTCCGGTACTGGTCAAGGCGTTGCGACTGCCGGTGGCGCTGGTGCTGGCGTTGGCCGCGCTGACCGTCGCGGTGGTGCTGGCCGGCCGCTGGCTCGGTGAGCTGCAGGGGGACCAGCGCTTCGTACGACTGGCCGCCGGCATGGCGCTGCTCGCCGTCGTCCGCTACGGCGGTGTGATCGCCGGTCTGTTGCTCGGCGCCGGACTGGTCGGTTCGGTAGTTGTCGGGGTGCTGGTCGGCTGTCTCGCCCTGCCGGTGCTCGCCCGGCTCGCGGCCGGACAGGACAGGGTTCCGGAACCGTCGGGTGCGGCCGCTGGTAGTCGGATGACGGCGCGACAGGTGGGGGCGGCGAGCAGCGCGACGTTGGCGATGCTGGTCATCTCGTACGCGGATCTACTGCTGGCCCGGCAGTTGTTGCCGGCGGCGGAGTCCGGGGCGTACGCGGTCGGTGGGGTTCTCACCAAGGGGGCGCTCTGGGCGCCGCAGGTGGTCACGGTGCTCGCGCTGCCCCGGCTGGCGCGTGGCGACCGGCGGACCCGGACCGTGGCGCTGGCCCTGGTGGCGGCGTGCGGGATGGTGCTGGTGACGGCGGCGGCGGTCGCCGGTGGGCTGGCGTTCCGGCTGGCCGGCGGCCCGGACTACGCCGACCTGGCCCGGTACGCGCCGTTCTTCGCCGCCACCGGGGCACTGTACGCGCTCGCCTTCGTGCTGGTGAACGCCCAGATCGCGGCCGGCGCCCGGCGGCCGGCCGGCCCGCTGTGGGTGGGCGTGGTGGGGTTGACGGCGGGGGCGGTGCTGGTCGCCCCGCACACCATCGCGGGCGTGCTCGGTTGCGCACTGCTCACCGCCGCCGCGACGGTCGCGCTGCTGTTCTGGCTGACCGTCCGACCGGGCGCGCGGCGGGCGCCTGCCCCGCTCCCGGCGCCTCAGCCCTCGACGAGGTGA